From a single Rosa rugosa chromosome 7, drRosRugo1.1, whole genome shotgun sequence genomic region:
- the LOC133723081 gene encoding NAC domain-containing protein 2-like, which translates to MDHLFLSMESNYQKKPMFIEDPVDVYLNSLPPGYRFAPTDAELILYYLQKKILKQELPLNKIREIDLYQYDPQYLAETQLNRHGEREWYFFTPRERKYPHGSRPNRTAHDGFWKVTGKDEVIRSATGEIIGYKNTLDYFEGTHSENQKTKWKMHEYRLKKSERDEDIAASNNEKCQRDMKLDDCVLCKIYTSNRCKAGKSTKKISNSAKKSFNSVQDRDVQHENQDQPTFGGDYNSNSPAAFNNGYGSTNKFCDPANLPLQGQACGVAHPSGPINNFNNQNNTNYNMHSSSLEDHVRDFERWLITATKKPKSDHVPDGIQSSNMPDDTLGDKVHHDQSKKT; encoded by the exons ATGGATCACTTGTTTCTTTCAATGGAGTCAAACTACCAAAAAAAACCTATGTTCATTGAAGATCCAGTTGACGTTTATTTGAATTCTCTTCCGCCCGGTTATCGATTTGCCCCTACCGATGCAGAGCTGATTCTATATTACTTGCAGAAAAAGATTTTGAAGCAGGAACTACCCCTTAACAAGATTCGTGAAATCGATCTTTATCAATACGATCCTCAGTACCTTGCTG AGACGCAGTTGAACAGACATGGAGAAAGAGAATGGTACTTTTTCACTCCCAGGGAGCGAAAGTACCCCCATGGTTCACGGCCAAATCGAACAGCACACGATGGATTCTGGAAGGTAACTGGAAAAGATGAAGTCATTAGATCAGCTACAGGTGAAATAATTGGATACAAAAATACTCTTGATTACTTTGAAGGGACACATTCAGAAAACCAAAAGACCAAATGGAAAATGCATGAATATAGACTAAAAAAATCAGAGAGAGATGAAGATATTGCTGCTTCAAATAATGAAAAATGTCAACGTGATATGAAG TTGGATGATTGTGTTTTGTGTAAGATTTACACAAGTAACAGATGCAAGGCCGGGAAAAGCACCAAGAAAATTAGCAACAGTGCAAAGAAATCATTCAATTCTGTCCAAGATAGAGATGTTCAGCATGAAAATCAGGATCAACCAACTTTTGGTGGTGATTACAATTCCAATTCTCCCGCTGCATTTAACAATGGTTATGGTTCGACGAACAAATTTTGTGACCCTGCAAATCTTCCTCTGCAAGGTCAAGCTTGTGGCGTCGCCCATCCTTCAGGACCCATCAATAACTTCAATAATCAAAACAATACAAATTACAACATGCACTCAAGTTCTTTGGAAGATCATGTCAGAGATTTTGAGCGTTGGTTAATTACAGCCACGAAGAAGCCAAAAAGTGATCATGTACCTGATGGAATACAGTCTTCTAACATGCCAGATGATACTCTAGGTGACAAAGTTCATCACGATCAATCCAAGAAGACTTAA
- the LOC133723080 gene encoding uncharacterized protein LOC133723080 — protein MVAVSGIEEGMYYPHSLSLSLSLSLSLSLSLSPNHLLPVLLVLHRRLAPLKLPRLRGGAAVDAVGAKKQKLKTPVHKGGGTNPKWNHSLKFTLDDDALNQDRLKVEIKLVSNRILRNTKIGKIIIPAKELLQDSGEGVSYQLVTRKGRSKGSVIFRSELGEKYWVEPEPVVQQPQKPVGGGGGGDVVLGLLGGLLLGGLAIGAMVSDEGNDEPSNVFDF, from the exons ATGGTAGCAGTGTCGGGGATCGAGGAGGGGAtg TATTaccctcattctctctctctctctctctctctctctctctctctctctctctctctctctccgaacCACCTTCTGCCGGTCCTTCTCGTCCTCCACCGTCGACTCGCGCCGCTCAAGCTTCCGCGACTACGGGGAGGGGCTGCGGTGGATGCGGTCGGCGCCAAGAAGCAGAAGCTCAAGACCCCCGTCCATAAGGGCGGCGGCACCAACCCCAAGTGGAACCACTCCCTCAAGTTTACGCTCGATGACGACGCTCTCAATCAGGACCGCCTGAAAGTCGAGATCAAGCTCGTCTCCAACCGCATCCTCCGCAACACCAAGATCGGAAAAATTATTATTCCGGCAAAGGAGCTGCTTCAGGATTCGGGCGAAGGCGTGAGCTACCAGCTTGTGACTCGCAAAGGAAGATCCAAAGGCAGCGTCATTTTCAGGTCCGAGTTGGGCGAGAAATACTGGGTTGAGCCCGAGCCTGTTGTGCAGCAGCCACAGAAGCCcgttggaggaggaggaggaggtgacgTGGTGCTTGGTTTGTTGGGTGGACTACTGTTGGGTGGTTTGGCGATCGGAGCGATGGTTTCTGATGAGGGTAATGATGAGCCGAGCAATGTGTTTGATTTCTAG
- the LOC133723082 gene encoding NAC transcription factor 25-like, whose protein sequence is MYPRIREIEWYFFSSRDRRYPNGSRPNRSAKGGYWKATKRDEIITAQGGEEIGFKMHLEFYEGTHAQGRKTNWKMHEYRIKEENDIGPPQNTNKGEGISMRLDDLVLCKIYIKKNFKADTDSNSSKTSDNSDQVVLPVTNVTTSSDCQNKLAIQHEVQDQSLNASQFDHNGFSTLTNYRDVESSSSNFWNQNYTDDYDTYLMQMSRDPSSSRFFSSPFPLQSSTDQICAGLEPVDDKISEIDPSSMLRLIPAHVRECDENMSENKNQNYTDDYDTYLMQMSRDPSSSRLFSSPFPLQSSTDQICAGLEPVDDKISEVDPSSIVLPAHVREYDNRACKAEPIQPVRDEGDDHVSK, encoded by the exons ATGTATCCGAGAATTAGAGAAATTGAATGGTACTTTTTCTCTTCTAGAGACCGAAGGTACCCCAATGGATCTCGGCCTAATCGATCAGCAAAAGGTGGCTACTGGAAGGCAACGAAAAGAGATGAGATCATCACAGCTCAAGGTGGTGAAGAAATTGGATTCAAAATGCATCTGGAATTTTATGAAGGAACACATGCACAAGGTAGAAAGACAAACTGGAAAATGCATGAATATAGGATCAAAGAAGAGAATGATATTGGTCCTCCTCAAAATACCAACAAGGGTGAAGGTATCAGCATGAGG TTGGATGATTTGGTTTTGTGTAAGATTTACATAAAGAAGAATTTCAAGGCTGATACAGACAGCAACAGTTCAAAGACATCAGACAATTCTGATCAAGTAGTACTCCCAGTAACAAATGTTACAACATCTAGTGATTGTCAAAATAAATTAGCTATTCAGCATGAAGTTCAAGATCAATCTCTCAATGCCTCACAGTTCGACCACAATGGCTTCTCAACTTTAACGAACTATCGTGATGTAGAATCCAGCAGCAGCAACTTCTGGAATCAAAACTACACAGATGATTACGACACGTACTTGATGCAGATGAGTCGAGATCCATCATCGTCACGATTCTTTTCTTCTCCGTTTCCCTTGCAATCTTCAACAGACCAGATTTGCGCAGGATTGGAGCCTGTAGATGATAAGATATCAGAGATCGATCCAAGTTCTATGTTACGGTTGATACCTGCGCATGTCAGAGAATGTGATGAGAATATGTCAGAGAATAAGAATCAAAACTATACAGATGATTACGACACGTACTTGATGCAAATGAGTCGAGATCCATCGTCGTCACGATTATTTTCTTCTCCGTTTCCCTTGCAATCTTCAACAGACCAGATTTGCGCAGGATTGGAGCCTGTAGATGATAAGATATCAGAGGTCGATCCAAGTTCTATTGTGTTACCTGCGCATGTCAGAGAATATGATAATCGTGCATGTAAAGCCGAGCCTATTCAGCCTGTTAGGGATGAAGGTGATGATCATGTGTCTAAATGA